The stretch of DNA GCGTAGCTGGCGCAATCTTAAACCAGGCGAAATATACTGATAATTTAAGCGGAACTTCCTAAGTGCTCAGTTATGACAGCTGGTCCCAGGGCTCAGCTGTTTCGACTTAATAATCGTCATGTTTTAAATGACTGCGATGTCCTGAATGAACGCTGACAGTTATAGGCTCACGAGTCGATGCCATTGGATACCAAGAACTAATCCATCCTgtacatgtatctctctctctgtctgtatatatatatatatatatatatatatatatatatatatatgtatatatatatgtatatatatatatatatatatatatatatatttatattaatagcacatttatatatatatataattataatttgtgtatccacgtacagtatgtatacatgaatGTTTGTTTCGCATCGACCCAAAAGAAACCTTTAATATTTcctaatacaaattattttttaaaattggtTAATGGCATTGATAAGACGAGGCCAGTATGCTATAtaatatacagcatgtatatatatatatatatatatatatatacatatatatacatacatatatatatttatatatatatatttatttatatatatatatatattaatatatatatatatatatatatatatatatatatatatatatatatatatgtttgaatggAGTGTGGGTTGTTTAGCGTATCggccttttgttattttcttatcgaaagaataaaatctttggatactgaaatatttatttttttcaattatcacAGTCCTCATATGCAGGAGCTAAGGCTATGCAAACACCTAGATGACTTGTcactttttaatttgtatttttataacatacatcTCAAACACAATTTTCCAAAACATTAAATTTCCTGTTGTGTTGTTACTAGGTCGTAGCCATATTTATTTTGATGACCTAGCTATAGTAGAATTTGAAATGTCAATACTTAGAGTAATTAcgtttaaaaataaggaaaaatgaaagttaattttaggaaattttaattttgttgaaacTCAGAGTATGCATAGTGTATGACTTTAACGTCATATAGTCCGCCTACtgtaaaaggaaaagattaatgtGTAAATAAGGTTGCTAAGAAATATatctttcaatgtaatttttgcGATCTAAGAGGTCATTTACGTCTAAGATCGCATAGTAATATGTTCCTCGTAGATTCTAGCTACATTTGCATATGATATAGAACAAATATCATGCTTctcaatgaaataattcatagaATCTGTATCTCAGTTTTATTACGTGAAATTACAGATGTTGCCAATGTTTCAAAAAGTGTGGATATGGATTATCTGTTATTTGGTGCTTGCAGCAACACAAAGAacgaattagaatttttttttatattttcataatttctgttGAATATATAGGCCTGAATTTGTATCACATATTCCgaactaatataatttttaccttATGATTTATCTCTACCACTTAAACTTAGTCTGGTGCAGATGTcctttaaacattctctctctctctctcttacgaccTTCTTGGTGATTTGGCTAATTCCACCTTTTGAGTTGTGAACTTCTTTTGAAAGCTACTGACTTTGTTATAATGGTGAAAGGAGCATTCTTCACGCTAACCCAATAGCGTTTTAtaccgtttttctctctctctctctctctctctctctctctctctcctccagtgagAGAAATTTCACAAAATCTGGTCACCGAGGTACTTTACATTCCCACTCTCCTAGCCAATGATCAATCTTTGTAAGTTTAACATTCTAAAATCTTGAATTCCAACAATTCTATTCTTAATAACGTGCTGTAACACACTGGGATACATCAATACAACAAGTCAATGAAGggatcaaaagaaacaaaaataatcccTGAGCCAGTTTTTAGAAGTCTTCGAACTCTTCTGGACGGAGTTTAACGTTCGCTGGAGTCTTGGACGTCGATTCACCCTCCTCCGCTGCCACAAGACACATTTTCTTGTTGCCGTCCCTGTCTGGGTGGGTCTCCATGACGGTTCCTCGTTTGCTCTTcttgtactgaaaaaaaaaagagatatcgGTCTAAGCTCTTACGATTTGGGGACGGTATTAAATCTCCTTTGAATTTCATCTGTTATTGTTATCTGTCTCTCCTGAATTTCCATTTAACAGATAATAATGCAATGCTGTCTTTAGGTAAATGGTAATTTCTTATGAATATCGGAAAATTACTTTTAACCGTCGCATGGAAATGTCATCAGAAGGTTAAACGAGACAACGAGCCATCGCTgtggaaatgaaaaaggataCTCATCACCGCTATCTGTGCATCGCCAAATAGATTACAATTATTCAATCGACTATCGACTTtgcccagtttttttttcatataagggAATATTATTTTGAGGGAGCTTAGCCTACTAAGCAAGTTCATGGTGATAAAATGACACTACTTAGAAGGCTATGCTGTttggaaataaaatgacaaaacatctcCACAGAGACTGAAACAGCCATAACTTTTACCTTGTACTTGGTCTGCGGGTCAATTTCCTCCTCGATGATACCGACCTCCATAGCAAACCACCGCGCTTTGACCACCAGCTGCTCTTGCATGAGGTTGATGCACATAGACAGAAGAGACATACCTACGGAGGGGAGTAATGTTTCTCTATGTAGATTTGCAGGCATTAAGATGTCATTGGTGTCTTTTTCATTGTCTAGCTTCTCTTCTTGAGGCCAGATGTTGTCTGACTGATGATAATCTGCTGTTATTACTAATATTAAAGAGAAATCCCGACTGTGCGTAATGCCTACTTGGTGGTGTGTTAAGTTTCCTAGGAGGGAAGCACTGTCCTACTTCAGTCGTTCAAACGGCCATTCAGCTCCGAAACAACTGACTAGCTAAGTCGAATATTTTGTTGTGTCACACAGTGTGCTGAAGGTAATGTGCTGTTTTCTTATCAGAATCGATGTTATGTTCTTACTCTATGTGCCTCGTATCACTGGGCTCAACATTCTGTAAAGCTAGTATTTACTAATGTTGCCCGCCTatgaaacataaacaaacgaGTTGACTTCCGTGCCGCATTGACAATTTAACTGTACCGGTCTAGGCGAACACACTGCTAAACCTTACCGAAGAAACAGAAGAGCACAGTCGCCAGCATCTTCAGAGTTGCCGTCACCGCGTCTGTGTCATCCGAGAAGGAGTTGCCAGGGACGTAATCTCCAAAGCCGATAGTGGAGAGTGTGATGAACGTGAAGTAGATGGCTGTGATGAGGTCCCATCCTTCCCACCATCCGAAGAGGAATCCGCCCATCACGAGGTAACTCCCTACCAAGCACAGGTTCACCACAATGGGCACATCCACCTGATGAAGTGGTATGGTTTATAAAGGTTCTAGAAAACTGttgcttttaaaagaaaagtcGATAGTTTAAGAGATGGCGCAATGTTCATAGTCAGTTGCTTTGAGCGTAATTTTGAACTTTACTGTACCGTCGTTCTCCTTGCTTAGGATAAGGGCCATGAAAAGACGCCGTCTAAACGTGGGTGTATTCCACGTAGACTATTATGTGACGGGGAAGAAAATTTACACCTTTTGGTAAATTACACTAATATTAGTGTATGTTCCTGCTTACTTGTCTGAAAACGCCATCTGTTGTTTGAAATCCGAAACGTCCCTTGATTGTATGAAGTATTTTTGCCCAAACGTTTTTGCTCCTCTTCatacttattattgttattttcgcATGTAGGTCCCTAAATTACTTGATAACTAATGTTTGAGATCTGTATATCTTACACGTCACAGCTACCTAACCACATCTAGGTATCCTCAAGGCAGTTTTGTTCCGTTACTTAAACTAAATCTTAAGCCAATCAAAATAGCCTAGCTAAAGGAAATTAGTATTATGTGAATTATTTTCAAAGGGTAatttaactctttctctctccaagtctGTCTACGTGCGTTACCGTATTAGTGGGCATGTAGCTTTCGGTTCCAACTTCATCCTTCCATAAGTCCCTGCTTCCCGGTggattctcctttttcttcttctcagaaACACGGCGACGCCAGCGACACCAACGGCAGCACAAGCGACTACAGTAAGCAAGAAAATTGAAAGCAACCCATATATTGCTCTGGTGCAGATATATAGTTAGTTACATTATGACAAACATTCTTCATCTCTTGTTTAAAATTAATCACAGTACTGATAATTTCCACCATAGGCTTTCAGTTATTTCAAGTATTTAGAGAACAAGTTCGTCGTTGTCGACAGTTTactaaacatttataataattgttCTAGAGAATGAGCTCATCCGGACCCAGTTGGATGACTAATGACGCTATCAATCTGGAATTCTAAAGTTCTTGGGCATTTTGCCATACGCCAAATTTCGTCATGATCATGATTTGCCGACAAAGTAGTGGTGGTAATGACGTCACACGACTCCCAGGCCTGGGATGATGGCCGAAGGAGGGCAAATTTCGCCAGAAATTTTGCACTTCCTGTTGAAGTCTTGCTTGACCTTTTGCAGACGTAAAATTTTTCAGACTCGTAGGTCGGGAACAAGGCGAAATGTACCCCTGCTAAGCAAGAACTCCCGAAATAGCAGGCCATCAAATTCCTCCACTAGAATTACAGTTCTCACATTTCTCATCATTAATGTGACAGTAAGATTCCGATTATCTAAAATTTCAAAGGCATTCTCCATCTTGGTAATTCCTTGCATGGGTCTGGGACACAgttaccagttatatatatatatatatatatatatatatatatatatatatatatatatatatatatatatatatatatatatatatatatatatatatatatatatatatatatatatatatatatataatatatttaatatatatatatatgtgtgtgtaattaaacataatttatatcctgtcagagctgtTGTTTTGCCGGAAGTGGAAAACTTTGTGTGATCCATCATGGCCACGGTCGGTATCTGTGTCCCAGATCCATGTAAGGAATGACCAAGATGGAGagtcattttgaaattttagacAATCGGAATCTCATTGTCACATCAATGACGAGAAATGTGAGAACTGTAATTTTATGGGAGCAATTTGATGGTCAGTTTGTTCAGGAGTTCTGTGCTGAACAAGGGTACATTTCTCCTTGTTCCCGATCCCTGAGTCTGGAAAATTTACTTCTGCTTATTCAGCACTGCAAACGGTCTCTTATGCCTGATTAAGGTCAAACTGACTTCAACAGGAAGTGCAAAATCTCTAGAAAGTCTCGTGACATAATGACCATCACTATTTTGTCGATAAATCATGATACTGTAtttacacagtgtgtgtgtgaattggcACCAGCTTCAGGTAAGAAAAGgtttatgaatgtgtgtgtgtgtgtgtatgtatatgtatatatatatatatatatatatatatatatatatatatatatatatatatatatatatatatatatatatatatatatatatatacacacacttacattcacactcacacaaacattgCATATCTATAAGGTGTGTATGACTCTCACCTGTAAATGTACTTGAAGGCGTCAGCCAGAAAGTCACCAATGTTGGCCAGAAATACAAGATGAAGAGGAATCCCGACAACGTTGTACATAATTGTGAACAAACGGCCAGTGATGGTTTTTGGAGCAATGTGCCCGTACcctgaaagttaagtatattttagtttaaccagaccactgagctgattaacaactcttctagggctggcccgaaggattggatttattttacgcggctaagaaccaactggttgcctagcgacgggacctacagcttattgtggaatccgaaccgcattatgacaTCGCTTAGTCTGAGCCCATCTCGTACACCTTGTTATCTCCAGTTATCTTATGCATTCTTTTTAGTCCCTTAATCCTATGAGCTTTTTCACTAAAATTAATAACTTTACAATTTTTAAAGGTATAAGTTCAGTGGCATCGTCACttattcctttttcagttttttttttttatggtaaaggtTGGTGTTTTCTaccctttcacttttttttatatccgaCGGTAAAACTCATATAAAACATGACAATATCATGTTGGGTATCTTATACAGTTTGGTTTTTAGGCTTATATTTCCTATACATCAGTCGTTTGCTttatcggaaaaaaaaaaactctagaagTGAACAGGACAGCCTTCATCCTTCTTATCCATAAAAGACAACGGCTTGCTTGACACGTCTCATTCTGTAAGGCTACTTTATCTAAACGCGAAATTTTATCAGTGGGAACGCGCAGAACGATGTTTACAGTTTCAGCTTGATATGGAAGAAGACAGTAAAACCTTAACCGTGGTGAACATGTAGTAATAAAATCGTGTGCATTCAAGAGTCCAGTCCCTCTTGCTTAATAGATGCTAAGAGATCCAGAAACGTCCGgaaagatcttcttcttctttgtttaacgtgttttttcccattttttatatggggtaagcacgatgccttcttttgaaggactttgatttggcgttggggtagaccgtagccccGATCAGCtgtcctgcctgacatcgcttagaccccggtagcgcaagTGTACATGTATcctaccaaatccccagctccctttctcccagcagcgaggagagttgagcagtTGGCTCGACAGTTCGAGAAAACGTCTGGAAAGATATCATTTAATAAAACCCGCAAACTACCATGACTATCATTCTTGGAATGAGCAgcgagctagcaacctcatcctgtGAATCAATGCATTGAGTTGGACCGGACCTTAGATGGATGGTGTGAGTGACAGCGCATCATAACAATATCCTAGAAGCCAGTGAGAgattgaactaaaaaaaaaaaaaaaaaaaaaaaattatctgaccTATAGTTCCGATGCTGGTAACTGTGAAGAGAAGCGTCTTCGGGAAAGTCCAGTCTTGGTCCCAAGTGTTCATGTTGCCGTCGTACTGGATGGTGGGATCCGATGCCTTCGACACGATGAAGTATTTGAAGGTGTTCAGCCTCTCGTATATCTGAAGGAGAATGGGAAAGGGCTTCTGCAGACATTTCAATCATATGTGGTGGGATTAAATGACAAACAGTGAGTGGCGATCGTGGgggtaggacgtgtctgtgaagtgctctgtgtaaaagtgcctgacttgcacgatgttcaaagtgaatacgaagaagaggaaggaaaaagagaaaataaatactgtagaaattaaatctagtaaagggaagatcaaactatcatacgaacattatctcataattatcgaagcagcacgtaaagatggaactctaaagaaaatacaggagaaggatgagtcaacccaaatcgagagagagtcagcaacctgcggacattgctctggagaagttgatgatgaaggagcttgctgtgaaatgtgtgacgtatGGTTCCACTATGAATGCTCAGGTATcaaggtcagatacacacccatacttagtagtgataacatattgtacatctgtaataactgcaagaggtctgaacaaagaacacacaaaaaactcattgaagatgaacttgaagaaataaaagaaaacagatattaactaaagttgattcaggattcggctcagaaaactagtgacgtagtgatcaacatagatgaaatccaaaacaaaattgacaatgttgataaagatgtaaagaccatgacaaacatggataaaacttatgctgaatcactgaagacaagaaaaatgcttctgatcaaatctacaaacgaagagagcacagcagcgaatgaaaagagacaaattatgagtaaaataacggggCCAGTTGAAcgggttaaaacaacaagagaaggacatttatttgtaagatttccagaagggaaaaacttagaaaaggcaaaaatggagagtcagaaaatcagcaatatatcagtaaatgagaagggtaaacttaaaccaaaaataaaagtagtctatgtcccgaaggatgaagatgacctTGTCGAtagcattgtaaagaaaaatccatggataggtaacctcatttctgaaaatgacgacctaaaaattgtaaaggaaatgatagccaaagatgacaaatataaacactatatcatcacATGCACACCACAAATATGAAAGGccatctatgatagaggtgacaaattgtgtacactgtacagccgttgcaaagtatacgactgttacatgccctgtcagtgctataaatgtcaggaatttggtcatagggcaacaaattgtagaaatgaccaagcttgtcctagatgtggtgaaaatcacaaatcaaatgaatgtgctagcagcatcttcaagtgtaaaaactgtgtaaagaaaggccatagtgatactaatcataaaacatatgatggcaataagtg from Macrobrachium rosenbergii isolate ZJJX-2024 chromosome 51, ASM4041242v1, whole genome shotgun sequence encodes:
- the LOC136833221 gene encoding TWiK family of potassium channels protein 7-like, whose protein sequence is MAPPKIKRAMSEVSLASESGKKTSGCKKAVKILFSHGGLFILVTLYACVGAWIYMQIETPAENRRRERKKRITLDVGDGINYMIKWMWYINGQRQSKSDYNKLIYERLNTFKYFIVSKASDPTIQYDGNMNTWDQDWTFPKTLLFTVTSIGTIGYGHIAPKTITGRLFTIMYNVVGIPLHLVFLANIGDFLADAFKYIYSRLCCRWCRWRRRVSEKKKKENPPGSRDLWKDEVGTESYMPTNTVDVPIVVNLCLVGSYLVMGGFLFGWWEGWDLITAIYFTFITLSTIGFGDYVPGNSFSDDTDAVTATLKMLATVLFCFFGMSLLSMCINLMQEQLVVKARWFAMEVGIIEEEIDPQTKYKYKKSKRGTVMETHPDRDGNKKMCLVAAEEGESTSKTPANVKLRPEEFEDF